A stretch of DNA from Cryptococcus neoformans var. neoformans JEC21 chromosome 13 sequence:
GAGTGCGTCCCCGGACACAACGGCTGGGAAATTGGCGTCTACGGATGCCAGCTGACAGACCAAGGGAGGTACTGGTGGACAGGCGACGTAGAGGGCCAGGGCGGTGGGGATAAAGTGTACATCGAGCAAATGGTAATCTTCTCTCCAAACCAATCTCCAAACCAACCTCCATACTAACACCCCACAGCACAAAGACCACGTGCCCTCCCTCCCGCCGGGATGCACCCTCCTGCTCTCCACCCCGCGCTACCCCATCCACTCCTTTCTCAAACCCCACCCGCTCTCCACCCCGTCCCGCCCACTCGCCCACATCCTCACCGTCCAGGGCCACCCCGAATTCACCCCCTCCATCGTCCACCACATCATCAACGCCCGCGCCGCAGCCGGCGTCTTTGACGACCAAACCGCACAAGAAGCGAGGAGAAGAGCGGGCGGCAAGGACGGTACGGGCGGAGAAGGGTTTGGAAGGATCGGGTGGGCCGTCTGGAGAGTGCTCTTGCAGGATCTTCCCCCGGCGTAGCCCCGAATGAAGTGACTTGACTAAACATTGTACATCCAACATCGTACATCTTCTAACCTTTTTTACTAATCAACATG
This window harbors:
- a CDS encoding cytoplasm protein, putative; its protein translation is MARTVRVALLLCDTPNDDVVRESGNYHAIYSKWLTDSLATYPDPAVARSTRLIVDPYDVVHKKAYPPPERLQHAAPDAYDCVMLTGSKHTAYDTSNPFIPPLVHFIRSLASSPAYQHLKLIGICFGHQILSIALGGECVPGHNGWEIGVYGCQLTDQGRYWWTGDVEGQGGGDKVYIEQMHKDHVPSLPPGCTLLLSTPRYPIHSFLKPHPLSTPSRPLAHILTVQGHPEFTPSIVHHIINARAAAGVFDDQTAQEARRRAGGKDGTGGEGFGRIGWAVWRVLLQDLPPA